In the genome of Amaranthus tricolor cultivar Red isolate AtriRed21 chromosome 15, ASM2621246v1, whole genome shotgun sequence, one region contains:
- the LOC130801027 gene encoding NADH-ubiquinone oxidoreductase chain 5-like — MSQPGMHYINSIKIDISLNNSLQLFLGWEGVGLASYLLIHFWFTRLQADKAAIKAMLVNRVGDFGLALGISGCFTLFQTVDFSTIFACASAPRNSWIFCNMRLNAITLICILLFIGAVGKSAQIGSHTWSPDAMEGPTPVSALIHAATMVTAGVFMIARCSPLFEYPPTALIVITFAGAMTSFLAATTGILQNDLKRVIAYSTCSQLGYMIFACGISNYSVSVFHLMNHAFFKALLFLSAGSVIHAMSDEQDMRKMGGLASSFPFTYAMMLMGSLSLVGFPFLAGFYSKDVILELAYTKYTISGNFAFWLGSVSVLFTSYYSFRLL; from the exons ATGTCCCAACCTGGCATGCATTATATCAATTCTATCAAGATTGACATTTCCCTGA ATAACTCTCTTCAATTATTCTTGGGATGGGAGGGAGTCGGTCTTGCTTCATATTTGTTAATTCATTTTTGGTTTACACGACTTCAGGCAGATAAAGCAGCTATAAAAGCTATGCTTGTCAATCGAGTAGGTGATTTTGGATTAGCTCTTGGGATTTCGGGTTGTTTTACTCTCTTTCAAACAGTAGACTTTTCTACCATTTTTGCTTGTGCTAGTGCCCCTAGAAATTCTTGGATTTTTTGCAATATGAGATTGAATGCCATAACtcttatttgtattttactttttattggTGCTGTTGGAAAATCCGCACAGATAGGATCGCATACTTGGTCACCCGATGCTATGGAGGGTCCCACTCCAGTATCCGCTTTGATTCATGCAGCTACTATGGTAACAGCTGGCGTTTTCATGATAGCAAGGTGTTCCCCTTTATTTGAATACCCGCCTACGGCGTTAATTGTTATTACTTTTGCAGGAGCTATGACGTCATTCCTTGCGGCAACCACTGGAATATTACAGAACGATCTAAAGAGGGTCATAGCTTATTCAACTTGCAGTCAATTAGGCTATATGATCTTTGCTTGCGGCATTTCTAACTATTCGGTTAGCGTCTTTCATTTAATGAATCACGCCTTTTTCAAAGCATTACTATTCCTGAGTGCAGGTTCGGTGATTCATGCCATGTCGGATGAGCAAGATATGCGGAAGATGGGGGGGCTCGCCTCCTCGTTCCCTTTTACCTATGCCATGATGCTCATGGGCAGCTTATCTCTAGTTGGATTTCCTTTTCTAGCTGGATTTTATTCCAAAGATGTGATCTTAGAGCTCGCTTACACTAAGTATACCATCAGTGGGAACTTTGCTTTCTGGTTGGGAAGTGTCTCTGTCCTTTTCACTTCTTATTACTCTTTTCGTTTACTT